Proteins from one Mucilaginibacter jinjuensis genomic window:
- a CDS encoding endo-1,4-beta-xylanase — protein sequence MKTLKGLLFIILLPVGFNAVAQQANPTKGLKDYYSKYFPIGVAVSPYNIKDPKESALILKEFNSITPENAMKMGPIHPEENRYNWRDADSIVAFAQAHNIRVRGHNLCWHEQTPKWLFYDQQGNLVTKEVLLKRLKDHIYTVVNRYKGKIYAWDVVNEAIDDDSTKFLRNSLWYKICGEDFIFKAFQYAHEADPKAVLFYNDYNTERPEKRERVYKLLKKLVDAKVPINAVGLQAHWSLDEPTQKDLIATIERFSSLGLKVQITELDMSVYPWEKNRRDKREGESDTYTPEAEEKQADQYAMVFKVFRQYKSVISGVTFWNISDKHTWLDEYPVKGRKNYPLLFDQNLQPKKAYQSVVSF from the coding sequence ATGAAAACATTAAAAGGGCTTTTATTCATTATTCTGTTGCCAGTAGGATTTAATGCTGTTGCGCAACAAGCAAATCCCACCAAAGGATTAAAGGATTATTACAGTAAATATTTCCCGATAGGGGTAGCTGTATCGCCTTATAACATTAAAGACCCGAAGGAATCAGCTTTGATCCTGAAAGAATTTAACAGCATCACACCTGAGAATGCCATGAAAATGGGGCCGATCCATCCCGAAGAGAACCGCTATAACTGGAGAGATGCCGATTCGATCGTAGCTTTTGCACAGGCCCATAACATACGTGTTCGTGGCCATAATTTATGCTGGCACGAGCAAACACCGAAGTGGTTATTTTATGATCAGCAGGGAAATCTCGTTACAAAAGAAGTATTGCTGAAGAGATTAAAGGATCACATCTATACCGTAGTTAACCGCTACAAAGGCAAAATTTACGCCTGGGATGTAGTGAACGAAGCCATTGATGACGACAGCACAAAGTTTCTTCGGAACTCGCTATGGTACAAGATCTGTGGCGAGGATTTCATCTTCAAAGCTTTTCAATACGCACATGAAGCTGATCCCAAAGCGGTTTTATTTTACAATGATTACAATACCGAGCGCCCTGAGAAGCGCGAACGGGTTTATAAATTGTTAAAGAAACTGGTGGATGCCAAAGTGCCAATAAATGCAGTCGGTTTGCAGGCACACTGGTCGCTTGATGAACCTACACAGAAAGATCTGATTGCTACCATTGAACGTTTTTCCTCGCTCGGTCTGAAAGTACAAATCACAGAACTGGATATGTCCGTTTACCCCTGGGAGAAAAACAGACGTGATAAAAGAGAGGGTGAATCTGATACTTATACTCCCGAAGCAGAGGAAAAACAAGCCGATCAATATGCAATGGTGTTCAAAGTATTCCGCCAGTATAAAAGTGTCATCTCGGGCGTTACCTTCTGGAATATCTCCGATAAACATACCTGGCTGGATGAATACCCGGTAAAGGGCAGAAAGAATTATCCGCTATTGTTCGACCAAAATCTTCAACCTAAAAAAGCTTATCAAAGCGTAGTGTCGTTTTAA
- a CDS encoding glycosyl hydrolase 115 family protein produces the protein MKLTKIFFLLAIAVAGSLQVNAQAPGHQSYVANKNGIGYFALSANDKAAPIYTGDDEYPGVKRAINSLMGDVRSVTRSAPALVTETKGLKQIVLIGTLGKNPKIDQLVKENKLNVTDIAGKWETYLIQVVQKPFPGVDQALVITGSDKRGTIFGIYDVSAQIGISPWYWWADVPVKEQKNLYILPGRHTDGTPAVKYRGIFINDEAPAFSGWTKEKFGGVNHKMYEKMFELILRLKGNYLWPAMWGNAFNDDDKLNPVLADEYGVVMGTSHHEPMDRAQQEWKRYGKGEWNYEKNKEILQDFWRKGIENMGTKETIVTVGMRGDGDMPMTEGSNIALLENIVKDQRKIITDVTGKDASQTPQMWALYKEVQSYYDKGMRVPDDVTLLLCDDNWGNIRKLPSLTEKPRKGGYGIYYHFDYVGGPRNYKWLNTNPISKTWEQMHLAYEYNARQIWVVNVGDLKPMEFPISFFLDYAWNPDKWPAEKLQQYSEEWATQQFGAAHAKEIAKILTLYTKYNSRRKPELLDENTYSLTNYNEFTTVVGDYNKLRDEAEKLATVLDSKCKDSFYELVLHPVQACANLNELYFEVAKNRYYLKQKNAAANAAAARVRELFAKDKAISRYYNDTLANGKWSHMMDQTHIGYTYWQQPNVDKMPEVAEINPDSAKTNQPDPVLSTSQYNGFIAVEGEHYNKAIPGQGITWKIIPHYGNTLSGITPWPVTAARVKPTGNSPHLEYNISLKDTDTIVVTAYISPSLDFRNKDGLYYAVSIDNEEPQIVNIATKVDSPEWGMAVSDNIRKLTTKHHISKAGVHTLKYWMVDPAVVLQRLVIDTGGLKPSYLGPPENMNMLLRK, from the coding sequence ATGAAGCTTACTAAAATCTTTTTCCTTTTGGCCATTGCCGTCGCCGGTTCATTACAGGTTAATGCACAGGCACCGGGCCATCAATCTTACGTCGCGAATAAAAATGGTATTGGGTATTTTGCATTATCGGCCAATGATAAGGCGGCGCCGATTTATACCGGGGATGATGAATACCCCGGTGTAAAGCGGGCAATAAACAGTTTGATGGGCGATGTGCGTTCGGTTACCAGGTCAGCCCCGGCCTTGGTAACCGAAACAAAAGGATTGAAGCAGATTGTATTGATCGGTACGTTGGGTAAAAACCCTAAGATAGATCAACTGGTAAAAGAGAATAAGCTGAATGTTACTGATATCGCAGGTAAATGGGAAACCTATTTGATCCAAGTAGTACAGAAACCGTTCCCCGGTGTAGATCAGGCACTGGTTATTACCGGGAGTGATAAGCGGGGGACGATCTTCGGTATATATGATGTATCAGCCCAAATCGGTATTTCGCCATGGTACTGGTGGGCAGATGTGCCGGTTAAAGAACAAAAAAACTTATACATACTACCCGGCAGGCATACTGATGGTACACCGGCTGTAAAATATCGCGGTATTTTTATTAATGATGAAGCACCTGCTTTTTCGGGCTGGACTAAAGAGAAATTCGGTGGTGTGAATCACAAGATGTATGAGAAAATGTTTGAGCTTATTCTGCGACTTAAGGGTAATTACCTGTGGCCTGCTATGTGGGGTAACGCTTTTAACGATGATGATAAATTAAATCCCGTACTGGCCGACGAATATGGCGTAGTTATGGGAACCTCTCACCACGAACCCATGGACCGCGCCCAACAGGAATGGAAACGCTACGGCAAAGGGGAGTGGAACTACGAGAAAAACAAAGAGATATTACAAGATTTTTGGCGAAAGGGAATCGAAAACATGGGCACCAAAGAAACCATAGTAACCGTTGGTATGCGCGGCGATGGCGATATGCCCATGACTGAGGGCAGCAACATTGCCCTGCTGGAAAACATTGTAAAAGATCAGCGTAAAATTATTACTGATGTTACCGGGAAAGATGCTTCGCAAACCCCACAGATGTGGGCATTATATAAAGAAGTGCAGTCCTACTATGATAAAGGCATGCGTGTGCCCGATGATGTTACTTTGTTGTTGTGCGATGACAACTGGGGCAATATTCGCAAATTGCCAAGCCTGACAGAGAAGCCCCGCAAAGGTGGCTATGGCATTTACTACCACTTTGATTATGTAGGTGGCCCACGTAATTACAAATGGCTCAACACAAACCCTATTTCTAAAACATGGGAGCAAATGCACCTGGCTTATGAGTACAATGCCCGCCAGATTTGGGTTGTAAATGTAGGCGACCTGAAACCAATGGAATTCCCCATCAGTTTCTTTTTAGATTATGCCTGGAACCCAGATAAATGGCCTGCTGAAAAACTACAGCAGTACAGCGAAGAATGGGCAACGCAGCAATTCGGCGCAGCGCATGCCAAAGAAATTGCCAAAATATTGACTTTATATACGAAATATAATAGCCGACGAAAGCCAGAGCTATTGGATGAGAACACCTATAGCTTAACCAACTATAACGAATTTACGACAGTGGTAGGGGATTACAATAAGTTGAGAGATGAAGCCGAAAAACTGGCCACAGTTCTTGATTCGAAGTGCAAAGACTCCTTCTACGAATTAGTATTGCATCCCGTACAGGCATGTGCTAATTTAAATGAGCTTTATTTCGAGGTGGCAAAAAACAGGTATTACCTGAAGCAAAAAAATGCAGCTGCAAATGCTGCTGCCGCCCGTGTAAGGGAACTTTTTGCCAAAGACAAAGCAATTTCGCGCTATTACAATGATACCCTCGCCAACGGTAAATGGAGCCACATGATGGATCAAACGCATATTGGCTATACCTATTGGCAGCAGCCCAACGTTGATAAAATGCCCGAGGTTGCGGAGATTAACCCGGATAGTGCTAAAACTAACCAGCCCGATCCTGTACTTTCTACCTCACAATACAATGGCTTTATAGCAGTCGAAGGCGAACATTATAATAAAGCAATACCGGGGCAGGGTATTACATGGAAAATAATACCTCATTACGGTAATACCTTATCCGGCATTACGCCGTGGCCTGTAACAGCAGCAAGGGTAAAACCGACGGGAAATAGTCCACACCTCGAATACAACATCAGTTTAAAAGATACAGATACTATAGTCGTTACTGCTTATATCTCGCCCTCTTTAGATTTTAGAAATAAAGATGGCTTGTACTACGCTGTTTCTATAGATAACGAAGAACCGCAAATAGTGAATATCGCTACCAAAGTAGACAGCCCGGAGTGGGGGATGGCCGTAAGCGATAATATTAGAAAATTGACTACCAAACATCATATCAGCAAAGCTGGCGTACATACCCTTAAATATTGGATGGTTGACCCCGCAGTGGTTTTACAACGTTTGGTAATAGATACTGGAGGCCTTAAACCAAGTTACCTGGGCCCGCCGGAGAATATGAATATGTTGCTGAGGAAATAG
- a CDS encoding LacI family DNA-binding transcriptional regulator, whose amino-acid sequence MKPKKRTTIYDIAQKLNVTPSSVSRALNNSNYVNEATKKLILKTAEELNYKRNTMASNLRKGQSKTIGVVVPRINQNYFANIIAGIEDATYKQGYNLIICQSNESYEKEVQSINTLINQHVDCIVISVSIESNNHKHLQNVLDQNIQLIQFDRVADELETLKVINDNEQASFEAVDHMIEQGYKRIALLEGPQNVDIFRQRKKGYLQALAKHNIPVIDELIVENTWTKELGAKGTRQLLSLPEPPDAIFASVSDFSALGVLEVATDMNFKVPSQLGICGYSNEDFTEITSPSITTIDQFSFYMGKTIANLYFQEMENNDTVVVPKIISIKPKLIIRSSTMKKKGK is encoded by the coding sequence ATGAAACCTAAAAAGAGAACAACAATTTATGACATTGCCCAAAAACTCAATGTCACCCCATCATCTGTATCGCGTGCGCTTAACAACAGCAACTATGTTAATGAAGCCACCAAGAAGCTGATCTTAAAAACAGCAGAAGAGCTTAATTATAAGCGCAATACGATGGCATCTAACCTGCGCAAGGGTCAATCTAAAACCATTGGTGTTGTTGTTCCGCGTATAAATCAGAACTACTTTGCCAACATTATCGCCGGCATTGAGGATGCAACTTATAAGCAAGGTTATAACCTGATTATCTGCCAGTCGAACGAATCGTATGAAAAAGAAGTGCAATCAATCAATACATTGATCAATCAGCATGTGGATTGTATCGTGATCTCGGTTTCTATCGAGAGCAATAACCACAAACATTTACAAAATGTGTTGGATCAAAATATTCAGCTCATCCAGTTCGACCGTGTGGCCGATGAACTGGAAACCCTTAAAGTAATTAACGATAACGAACAAGCCTCTTTTGAAGCAGTAGACCACATGATTGAGCAGGGTTACAAACGCATTGCCTTGCTGGAAGGCCCGCAGAACGTTGATATATTCCGCCAGCGTAAGAAGGGGTATCTGCAGGCACTGGCCAAGCACAACATACCGGTAATTGACGAGTTAATTGTAGAAAACACCTGGACTAAAGAGCTCGGTGCCAAAGGAACCCGCCAACTACTAAGTTTACCAGAACCACCTGATGCCATATTCGCCTCAGTTTCCGATTTCTCGGCACTTGGTGTATTGGAAGTTGCTACAGATATGAACTTTAAAGTACCGTCACAACTGGGCATTTGCGGCTATTCTAATGAGGATTTTACGGAGATTACCAGTCCATCTATTACCACCATAGATCAGTTTAGCTTTTATATGGGTAAAACGATAGCTAACCTTTACTTCCAGGAGATGGAGAATAACGATACTGTTGTGGTGCCGAAAATTATCAGCATTAAGCCTAAGTTGATTATCAGGTCTTCGACGATGAAGAAGAAAGGGAAATAA
- a CDS encoding xylulokinase, producing the protein MLLLGIDIGTSSVKVSVVDAATQQAVATAQYPDTESPIKSLQSGWAEQSPSMWWDQTQKAIQIANQSGSYNPQDIGAIGIAYQMHGLVLVDKDQNVLRDSIIWCDSRAVEIGNKAFETIGEEHCLAHLLNSPGNFTASKLAWVKENEPEVYAQIAKFMLPGDFIGMKLTGSITSSVSSLSEGVFYDFVNGTLSEDIINYFGFSKDLFPEILPVFSEHGYVTEKVAQLLGLKAGIPLTYKAGDQPNNALSLNVLQPGEVAATAGTSGVIYGVSDELTYDQQSRVNTFAHVNYAEEQKRLGVLLCINGTGSLNRWAKNLFGSAISYKEMNDLAQSIPVGSDGLRILPFGNGAERMLNNKLVGVHFHNIDLNLHTQAHIFRAVQEGIAFAFRYGLDIMRENGMSPSIIRAGKANLFLSDVFAQSFVNVTGVPVELYKNDGSVGAALGAGIGARTYKTEAEAFANMKPIQLIQPNGENMETIYQEWKTLLERQLEIL; encoded by the coding sequence ATGTTATTGTTAGGAATCGATATCGGAACTTCGTCTGTTAAGGTTTCTGTTGTTGACGCAGCTACGCAGCAAGCAGTGGCTACGGCACAATACCCCGATACAGAATCGCCGATAAAGTCGCTGCAGTCGGGCTGGGCAGAGCAATCGCCGTCGATGTGGTGGGATCAAACTCAAAAAGCCATCCAAATTGCCAATCAAAGCGGCAGCTATAATCCGCAGGATATTGGCGCTATTGGTATTGCCTACCAAATGCATGGTTTGGTACTGGTTGATAAAGATCAAAATGTTTTGCGCGACAGTATTATCTGGTGCGATAGTCGCGCGGTTGAGATAGGCAATAAAGCATTTGAAACCATAGGTGAGGAGCATTGCCTCGCACACCTGCTTAATTCGCCAGGAAACTTCACAGCATCAAAACTGGCCTGGGTTAAAGAAAATGAGCCTGAGGTTTATGCACAAATAGCCAAGTTTATGCTGCCCGGCGATTTTATCGGTATGAAATTAACCGGTAGTATCACCAGTTCGGTATCATCACTATCAGAAGGCGTTTTCTACGATTTTGTAAACGGAACGCTTTCCGAAGATATCATCAATTATTTCGGGTTCAGTAAAGATCTGTTCCCTGAGATACTACCTGTGTTTTCAGAACATGGCTATGTTACGGAAAAAGTTGCACAATTATTGGGTTTAAAAGCAGGCATTCCGCTTACTTATAAAGCAGGCGATCAGCCTAATAATGCCTTATCGTTAAATGTATTGCAACCTGGCGAGGTGGCTGCTACAGCAGGTACATCCGGTGTTATTTATGGTGTGAGTGATGAACTGACTTACGATCAGCAATCGCGTGTAAACACCTTCGCCCACGTTAATTATGCCGAAGAGCAGAAACGTTTAGGCGTACTGCTTTGCATCAACGGTACGGGCAGCTTAAACCGCTGGGCTAAAAACTTGTTTGGCTCGGCCATCAGCTACAAGGAAATGAATGATCTGGCACAAAGTATCCCGGTTGGCAGCGATGGACTGCGCATTTTGCCTTTTGGTAATGGTGCAGAGCGGATGCTCAATAACAAACTGGTAGGTGTGCATTTTCATAACATCGATCTTAATCTGCATACACAGGCACATATTTTCCGTGCGGTGCAGGAGGGGATAGCTTTTGCTTTCCGTTACGGGTTGGACATTATGCGTGAGAACGGCATGTCGCCATCTATCATCAGGGCGGGTAAAGCCAACCTATTTTTAAGCGATGTTTTCGCCCAAAGCTTTGTAAATGTTACGGGCGTACCTGTAGAACTTTATAAAAACGATGGCAGCGTTGGGGCGGCATTAGGTGCAGGCATAGGGGCCAGAACTTATAAAACAGAGGCTGAAGCTTTTGCCAATATGAAGCCAATTCAGCTGATACAACCTAACGGCGAAAACATGGAAACCATTTACCAGGAGTGGAAAACGCTGCTAGAACGACAACTCGAGATCTTATAA
- the xylA gene encoding xylose isomerase, with translation MSNIITGEKEFFKGIGAIAYEGPQSDNPFAFRWYDANKVIAGKTMQDHLRFAVAYWHSFVGNGGDPFGEPTHIHPWDAKADAVERAKDKMDAAFEFITKLGLKYYCFHDVDVVDYTNDIKENERRLNALVEYAKEKQAASGVKLLWGTANLFSHRRYMNGASTNPDFHVLAHGGAQVKAALDATIALGGENYVFWGGREGYMSLLNTNMKREQEHFAKFLHTAKDYARKQGFKGTFFIEPKPCEPTKHQYDYDAATVLGFLQKYDLLNDFKLNLEVNHATLAGHTFQHELQVAADAGLLGSIDANRGDNQNGWDTDQFPNDINEITESMLIILEAGGLQGGGINFDAKIRRNSTDPQDLFYAHIGGIDIFARALTIADNILQKSDYKKIRTERYASFDGGKGKEFEEGKLTLEDLRNFAAENGEPATISGKQEYLENLINRFI, from the coding sequence ATGTCAAATATTATTACAGGAGAAAAAGAATTTTTTAAAGGTATAGGCGCGATAGCTTACGAGGGGCCACAAAGTGATAACCCATTTGCCTTTAGATGGTACGATGCCAACAAGGTTATTGCAGGCAAAACCATGCAAGATCACCTGCGTTTTGCAGTGGCTTACTGGCACTCGTTTGTAGGTAACGGCGGTGATCCGTTTGGCGAGCCAACACACATCCACCCTTGGGATGCTAAAGCTGATGCGGTTGAACGCGCTAAAGATAAAATGGATGCAGCGTTTGAATTTATTACCAAACTGGGCCTTAAATACTACTGTTTCCATGATGTAGATGTGGTTGATTATACCAATGATATTAAAGAAAACGAGCGTCGTTTAAACGCGCTGGTTGAGTATGCTAAAGAAAAACAAGCCGCCAGTGGTGTTAAATTACTTTGGGGTACTGCCAACCTGTTCTCTCACCGCCGTTATATGAATGGTGCTTCAACCAATCCAGATTTTCATGTATTGGCTCATGGTGGTGCACAGGTTAAAGCTGCATTGGATGCTACAATTGCTCTGGGTGGCGAAAACTACGTATTCTGGGGTGGCCGTGAAGGTTATATGTCGTTGCTAAATACCAACATGAAACGCGAGCAGGAGCATTTTGCTAAATTTTTGCACACAGCTAAAGACTATGCCCGCAAACAAGGCTTTAAAGGTACTTTCTTTATCGAACCAAAACCTTGCGAGCCAACTAAACACCAATATGATTATGATGCGGCTACCGTACTGGGTTTCCTGCAGAAATATGATCTGTTGAACGACTTTAAACTGAACCTGGAAGTTAACCACGCTACACTGGCAGGCCATACTTTCCAGCACGAGTTACAGGTTGCTGCTGATGCCGGTTTATTGGGTTCTATCGATGCTAACCGCGGCGATAACCAGAATGGCTGGGATACAGATCAGTTCCCTAATGACATTAACGAGATCACAGAATCAATGCTGATTATTCTGGAAGCCGGTGGTTTACAAGGTGGTGGTATTAATTTCGATGCCAAGATCCGTCGTAACTCAACCGATCCTCAGGATTTATTTTATGCACACATTGGTGGTATCGACATTTTTGCACGTGCACTGACTATTGCCGATAACATCCTGCAAAAATCTGATTACAAAAAGATCCGTACCGAAAGATACGCTTCATTTGATGGTGGAAAAGGTAAAGAATTTGAAGAAGGTAAACTGACATTGGAAGACCTGCGCAACTTCGCAGCAGAAAATGGTGAACCTGCCACAATTAGTGGAAAACAAGAATACCTTGAAAATTTGATTAATCGGTTTATATAA
- a CDS encoding sodium/sugar symporter translates to MNRLSNSDYVVFFVYFIIVASYGFWVYKRKHNADATSKDYFLAEGSLTWWAIGASLIASNISAEQMIGMSGSGFKMGLAIATYEWMAAITLIIVAVFFIPVYLKNKIFTMPQFLSQRYNGTVAMIMAIFWLLLYIVVNLTSILYLGALAVNSISGINFQVCLWGLAIFAIIITLGGMKVIGFTDVIQVFFLILGGLVTTYIALNQVATHFGQTGVLNGFSLMMNKANDHFHMILKKDNPSYMDLPGLTVLLGGMWIVNLNYWGCNQYITQRALGANLKTARGGILFAACLKLLMPVIVVLPGIAAYVLYKQDLFHADLIQGGEVNPDRAYPVLLNLLPAGLKGLSFAALTAAVVASLAGKANSIATIFTLDVYKKAINPAATDKSLVTTGKIAVVVAMVLGIIISPFLGIDKKGGFQYIQEYTGFVSPGIFAMFILGFFWKKTTSSAAVFSAVGGFILSVFFKFLPTFANLAFLAPTGFSKKSDAGIYEIPFLDRMGFVFLICVVGMYIISMIENARGVKANGLEIDSSMFKTNRAFTAGALILCGIIVALYSIFW, encoded by the coding sequence ATGAATAGACTATCCAACAGCGATTACGTCGTATTTTTCGTGTATTTTATTATCGTAGCCAGCTACGGTTTTTGGGTGTACAAGCGCAAACACAATGCCGATGCCACCTCTAAGGATTACTTTTTGGCCGAAGGGTCACTCACCTGGTGGGCTATCGGCGCTTCGCTTATTGCCTCCAATATTTCGGCCGAGCAAATGATCGGTATGAGTGGTTCTGGTTTTAAGATGGGCTTGGCCATAGCAACTTATGAGTGGATGGCCGCTATTACCCTCATTATCGTAGCCGTATTTTTTATTCCTGTTTACCTCAAGAATAAAATTTTTACCATGCCGCAATTCCTTTCGCAAAGGTATAATGGCACCGTTGCTATGATTATGGCTATCTTTTGGCTGCTGTTGTATATTGTTGTTAACCTTACCTCAATTTTATACTTAGGTGCTTTGGCCGTAAATTCTATATCCGGTATTAATTTCCAGGTTTGTTTATGGGGACTGGCCATTTTCGCTATCATCATTACACTGGGCGGTATGAAAGTGATCGGTTTTACCGATGTTATCCAGGTTTTCTTCCTGATACTGGGTGGTTTGGTAACTACCTATATCGCTTTGAACCAGGTAGCTACACACTTTGGCCAAACCGGTGTGCTTAACGGCTTTAGTTTGATGATGAATAAGGCGAACGATCACTTCCACATGATATTGAAGAAGGATAACCCAAGTTATATGGACTTGCCGGGCCTCACTGTACTGTTAGGCGGTATGTGGATTGTGAACCTTAACTATTGGGGTTGTAACCAGTACATTACCCAACGTGCATTGGGCGCTAACTTAAAAACTGCACGTGGAGGTATCCTCTTTGCTGCCTGTTTAAAATTACTGATGCCTGTTATTGTGGTATTGCCGGGTATTGCGGCTTATGTGCTTTACAAGCAAGATTTGTTCCACGCAGACTTGATCCAAGGCGGCGAGGTTAACCCGGATAGGGCGTATCCTGTATTATTAAACCTGTTACCTGCCGGTTTAAAAGGTTTATCATTTGCAGCTTTAACAGCAGCGGTAGTAGCTTCATTAGCGGGTAAAGCCAATAGTATTGCTACCATTTTTACGCTTGATGTTTATAAGAAAGCAATTAACCCTGCCGCTACCGATAAAAGTTTGGTAACAACAGGTAAAATTGCCGTGGTTGTTGCCATGGTACTGGGTATCATCATTTCGCCTTTTTTAGGTATCGATAAAAAAGGTGGTTTCCAGTACATACAAGAGTATACAGGTTTTGTATCGCCGGGTATATTTGCCATGTTTATCCTGGGCTTCTTCTGGAAAAAAACTACATCATCTGCTGCAGTGTTCAGCGCGGTTGGTGGTTTCATCCTGTCGGTATTCTTTAAGTTTTTACCAACGTTTGCTAATCTTGCTTTCCTGGCACCAACGGGTTTCTCTAAAAAGAGTGACGCAGGTATTTATGAAATCCCATTCCTTGACCGTATGGGTTTTGTATTCCTGATCTGCGTTGTGGGTATGTATATCATTTCGATGATAGAAAATGCCCGCGGCGTTAAAGCCAATGGCTTAGAAATAGATAGCAGCATGTTTAAAACTAACAGGGCATTTACCGCCGGAGCTTTAATTTTATGCGGAATTATTGTGGCATTATACTCTATCTTTTGGTAG
- a CDS encoding SDR family NAD(P)-dependent oxidoreductase has protein sequence MNLKAKTAIITGGASGLGLATTKKFTEAGIKTIIVGRDESKLQAAAKAFGELCVYKVCDLSQIESIPNLVNEIIAEHGVPDILVNNAGINMKKPFAEVSNDDFQGIIQTNLTSVFVLSREIVKQMTIVGSGSIVNISSMASQYGIPYVIAYTATKSAIEGMTRAMATELSPQGIRVNCVAPGFIATDMSAKALDNDPARKQKVLSRTPMGKLGVPEDIADAVLFLASDAAKYITGVVLPVDGGNSVGF, from the coding sequence ATGAACCTCAAAGCTAAAACAGCAATAATAACCGGTGGCGCCTCTGGCTTAGGCCTGGCAACCACCAAAAAATTCACTGAAGCAGGTATTAAAACCATTATAGTTGGCCGCGATGAAAGCAAGTTACAGGCAGCTGCCAAAGCCTTCGGCGAACTTTGTGTTTATAAAGTCTGCGACCTGAGCCAGATCGAATCTATACCGAACCTTGTTAATGAAATTATTGCCGAACATGGCGTGCCTGATATACTGGTAAACAACGCGGGCATCAACATGAAAAAACCTTTTGCTGAGGTAAGTAACGACGATTTTCAAGGCATTATACAAACCAATCTTACTTCGGTGTTTGTGTTAAGCCGCGAAATTGTAAAGCAAATGACCATTGTTGGCAGCGGTTCTATCGTCAATATCAGCTCCATGGCATCGCAATACGGCATCCCTTATGTAATTGCTTACACGGCCACTAAATCGGCCATTGAGGGGATGACACGCGCTATGGCTACCGAACTTTCACCGCAGGGCATCCGGGTTAACTGTGTAGCACCCGGTTTTATTGCTACAGATATGTCGGCCAAGGCATTGGATAATGATCCTGCACGCAAACAAAAAGTATTATCACGCACCCCAATGGGTAAACTGGGTGTGCCCGAAGATATTGCCGATGCGGTGTTATTCCTGGCATCAGACGCGGCCAAATACATTACTGGTGTGGTGTTACCGGTAGATGGTGGAAACTCGGTGGGGTTTTAA